A section of the Pseudomonas sp. FP453 genome encodes:
- a CDS encoding SMP-30/gluconolactonase/LRE family protein, which produces MSFHAVTEHRAQLGEGPFWDVPTQALYWVNIAGKQALRLMGGQLRVWQLPEHVSAFIPCERGDALVTLSSGVYRLDLDSEALTLLCVADPQPGNRGNEARCDAQGRLWLGTMQNNIGEQGEDLPVTRRSGGLFRIDADARVTPLLSGLGIPNTLLWNDDGSLVHFGDSLDRTLYQFAIQADGQLGAADAWFGPHERGGPDGSAMDVEGYIWNARWDGGCLLRIAPDGGVDRVIELPVSRPTSCVFGGPTLTTLYITSAASPLDHPLDGAVLAIELDVPGKPCHRFAG; this is translated from the coding sequence ATGTCGTTTCACGCCGTTACCGAACACCGTGCGCAACTGGGGGAGGGCCCGTTCTGGGACGTGCCGACCCAGGCGCTGTACTGGGTGAATATCGCCGGCAAACAGGCACTGCGCTTGATGGGCGGGCAGTTGCGGGTGTGGCAGTTGCCCGAGCATGTCTCGGCGTTTATCCCGTGTGAACGCGGCGATGCGCTGGTGACCTTGAGCAGCGGCGTGTATCGCCTCGACCTCGACAGCGAAGCGCTGACCTTGCTGTGCGTCGCCGACCCGCAACCGGGCAACCGGGGCAATGAAGCACGCTGCGATGCCCAGGGCCGTCTGTGGCTGGGCACCATGCAGAACAATATCGGTGAGCAGGGCGAAGACCTGCCGGTGACGCGGCGTTCCGGTGGCCTGTTTCGTATCGATGCCGACGCGCGGGTCACGCCGTTGCTCAGCGGCCTGGGCATTCCCAACACCTTGTTGTGGAACGACGACGGCAGCCTTGTGCATTTTGGCGACAGCCTGGACCGCACGCTGTACCAGTTTGCGATCCAGGCGGACGGCCAACTCGGCGCCGCCGATGCCTGGTTCGGCCCCCACGAACGCGGCGGGCCGGACGGCTCGGCGATGGACGTGGAGGGCTATATCTGGAACGCCCGCTGGGACGGCGGTTGCCTGCTGCGCATCGCACCGGATGGCGGGGTGGATCGCGTCATCGAGCTGCCGGTCAGCCGGCCCACCAGTTGCGTCTTCGGCGGGCCAACCCTCACCACCCTTTACATCACCAGCGCCGCCAGCCCTTTGGATCACCCCTTGGACGGTGCCGTGCTGGCCATCGAACTCGACGTGCCAGGCAAGCCCTGTCACCGCTTTGCCGGTTAA
- a CDS encoding substrate-binding domain-containing protein has product MNRRRGIRSLCCAAVAVSAMSLSGLLLAAEEVKIGFLVKQAEEPWFQTEWAFAEKAGKEHGFTVIKIAVPDGEKTLSAIDSLAANGAKGFVICPPDVSLGPAIVAKAKANGLKVIAVDDRFVDAKGNFMEDVPYLGMAAFEVGQKQGAAMAAEAKKRGWDWQDTYAVINTFNELDTGKKRTDGSVKSLEEAGIPKDHILFTAAKTLDVPGSMDATNSALVKLPSGAKNLIIGGMNDNTVLGGVRATESAGFKAANVIGIGINGTDAIGELKKPNSGFFGSMLPSPHIEGYNTALMMYEWVTKGTEPAKYTAMDEVTLITRDNFKEELIKIGLWQ; this is encoded by the coding sequence ATGAATCGTCGTCGTGGTATCCGTTCCCTGTGCTGCGCCGCTGTGGCGGTCTCGGCCATGAGCTTGAGCGGGCTGTTGCTGGCCGCTGAAGAAGTGAAGATCGGCTTCCTGGTCAAACAGGCCGAAGAACCGTGGTTCCAGACCGAATGGGCCTTCGCCGAAAAAGCCGGCAAGGAACACGGTTTCACGGTGATCAAGATCGCCGTGCCCGATGGCGAGAAGACCCTGTCGGCCATCGACAGCCTGGCCGCCAATGGCGCCAAGGGTTTTGTGATCTGCCCACCGGACGTGTCCCTCGGCCCGGCCATTGTCGCCAAGGCCAAGGCCAACGGTCTCAAAGTGATCGCGGTGGATGACCGTTTTGTCGATGCCAAGGGCAACTTCATGGAAGACGTGCCGTACCTGGGCATGGCGGCGTTTGAAGTCGGCCAGAAACAAGGCGCGGCCATGGCCGCCGAAGCGAAAAAACGCGGCTGGGACTGGCAGGACACCTACGCGGTCATCAACACCTTCAACGAACTCGACACGGGCAAGAAACGCACCGACGGCTCGGTCAAATCCCTGGAAGAAGCGGGCATTCCCAAGGACCACATTCTCTTCACCGCCGCCAAGACCCTCGATGTACCGGGCAGCATGGACGCCACCAACTCGGCCCTGGTCAAGCTGCCCAGCGGCGCGAAAAACCTGATTATCGGCGGCATGAACGACAACACTGTGCTCGGCGGCGTGCGTGCCACGGAAAGCGCCGGCTTCAAGGCGGCGAATGTGATCGGTATCGGCATCAATGGCACCGACGCCATCGGCGAACTGAAAAAGCCCAACAGCGGTTTCTTCGGCTCGATGCTGCCAAGCCCGCATATCGAGGGCTACAACACTGCACTGATGATGTACGAGTGGGTCACCAAAGGCACGGAACCGGCGAAGTACACCGCGATGGATGAAGTGACGCTGATTACCCGCGACAACTTCAAGGAAGAACTGATCAAAATCGGGTTGTGGCAATGA
- the araG gene encoding L-arabinose ABC transporter ATP-binding protein AraG, which yields MTAVALRFDGIGKTFPGVKALDGISFSAQPGQVHALMGENGAGKSTLLKILGGAYIPSSGTVQIGEQTMAFKCAADSIASGVAVIHQELHLVPEMTVAENLFLGHLPSRFGVVNRGLLRKQALACLKGLADEIDPAEKLGRLSLGQRQLVEIAKALSRGAHVIAFDEPTSSLSAREIDRLMAIITRLRDEGKVVLYVSHRMEEVFRICNAVTVFKDGRFVRTFDDMNTLSHDQLVTCMVGRDIQDIYDYRPREHGDVALKVDGLQGLGLREPISFNVRKGEILGLFGLVGAGRTELFRLLSGLERASAGSLELCGAPLHLRSPRDAIAAGVLLCPEDRKKEGIIPLSSVAENINISARGAHSAFGWLLRDGWEKGNAEHQIKAMKVKTPNAQQKIMYLSGGNQQKAILGRWLSMPMKVLLLNEPTRGIDIGAKAEIYQIIHNLAAQGIAVIVVSSDLMEVMGISDRILVLCEGALRGEQTRAHATESNLLQLALPRSVAN from the coding sequence ATGACCGCTGTGGCCCTGCGCTTTGACGGCATCGGCAAGACCTTTCCCGGGGTCAAGGCGCTGGACGGCATCAGCTTCAGCGCCCAGCCCGGGCAGGTACATGCCTTGATGGGCGAGAACGGCGCGGGCAAGTCGACGCTGTTGAAAATCCTTGGCGGCGCCTACATTCCGAGCAGCGGCACGGTGCAGATTGGCGAGCAGACGATGGCCTTCAAATGCGCCGCCGACAGCATCGCCAGCGGCGTGGCGGTGATCCACCAGGAGCTGCACCTGGTGCCGGAAATGACCGTGGCCGAGAACCTGTTCCTCGGGCATTTGCCGTCGCGGTTTGGCGTGGTCAATCGGGGGCTGCTGCGCAAGCAGGCCCTCGCTTGCCTCAAGGGCCTGGCGGATGAAATCGACCCGGCGGAGAAGTTGGGGCGGTTGTCCCTGGGCCAGCGGCAACTGGTGGAAATCGCCAAGGCGCTGTCCCGTGGCGCGCATGTGATTGCTTTTGACGAGCCCACCAGCAGCCTGTCGGCGCGGGAGATCGACCGCTTGATGGCGATCATCACGCGCCTGCGCGACGAGGGCAAAGTGGTGCTCTACGTGTCCCACCGCATGGAAGAGGTGTTCCGCATCTGCAACGCGGTGACGGTGTTCAAGGACGGCCGTTTTGTGCGCACCTTCGATGACATGAACACGCTGAGCCATGACCAGTTGGTGACGTGCATGGTCGGCCGCGATATCCAGGACATCTACGACTATCGCCCGCGTGAGCATGGCGACGTGGCGCTCAAGGTCGACGGTCTGCAAGGCCTCGGCCTGCGTGAGCCGATCAGCTTCAACGTGCGCAAGGGTGAAATCCTCGGCCTGTTCGGACTGGTCGGGGCAGGGCGTACTGAACTGTTCCGCCTGCTCAGCGGCCTGGAGCGCGCCAGTGCCGGAAGCCTGGAACTGTGCGGCGCGCCGTTGCACCTGCGCTCACCGCGCGACGCCATCGCCGCCGGCGTGCTGCTGTGCCCGGAAGACCGCAAGAAGGAAGGCATCATCCCGCTGTCCAGCGTCGCCGAGAACATCAATATCAGTGCCCGTGGCGCCCATTCCGCGTTCGGTTGGCTGTTGCGCGACGGCTGGGAAAAAGGCAACGCCGAGCACCAGATCAAGGCCATGAAGGTCAAGACGCCCAACGCGCAGCAGAAAATCATGTACCTGTCCGGTGGCAACCAGCAGAAGGCGATCCTCGGGCGCTGGCTGTCGATGCCGATGAAAGTCCTGCTGCTGAACGAGCCGACCCGTGGCATCGATATCGGCGCCAAGGCCGAGATCTACCAGATCATCCATAACCTCGCGGCCCAGGGGATCGCAGTGATCGTGGTGTCCAGCGACCTGATGGAAGTGATGGGCATCAGCGACCGCATCCTGGTGCTGTGCGAAGGCGCGCTACGCGGCGAACAAACCCGCGCCCACGCGACTGAATCCAACCTGCTGCAACTGGCTTTGCCGCGCAGCGTGGCGAACTGA
- the araH gene encoding L-arabinose ABC transporter permease AraH gives MTIQHNALPTARKPLDLRALLDNWAMLLAAVSIFLLCALLIDNFLSPLNMRGLGLAISTVGIAACTMLFCLASGHFDLSVGSVIACAGVVAAIVMRDTDSVMLGIGAALLMGLVVGLINGIVIAKLRVNALITTLATMQIVRGLAYIFANGKAVGVSQEQFFVFGNGQLLGVPVPILITILCFLFFGWLLNYTTYGRNTMAIGGNPEAALLAGVNVDRTKILIFAVHGLIGALAGVILASRMTSGQPMIGQGFELTVISACVLGGVSLSGGIGMIRHVIAGVLILAIIENAMNLKNIDTFYQYVIRGSILLLAVVIDRMKQR, from the coding sequence ATGACCATTCAACACAACGCGTTGCCCACGGCACGCAAACCCCTGGACCTGCGCGCACTGCTCGACAACTGGGCCATGCTGCTGGCGGCGGTGAGTATCTTTTTGCTGTGCGCCTTGCTTATCGACAACTTCCTCTCGCCGCTGAACATGCGCGGCCTGGGCCTGGCGATTTCCACCGTCGGCATTGCCGCGTGCACCATGCTGTTCTGCCTGGCGTCGGGGCACTTCGACTTGTCGGTGGGCTCGGTGATTGCCTGCGCCGGGGTGGTCGCGGCCATCGTGATGCGCGATACCGACAGCGTCATGCTCGGCATTGGCGCGGCACTGTTGATGGGCCTGGTTGTTGGGCTGATCAACGGCATCGTGATTGCCAAGCTGCGGGTCAACGCGTTGATCACCACGCTGGCGACCATGCAGATCGTGCGCGGCCTGGCCTACATCTTTGCGAATGGCAAGGCGGTGGGCGTGTCCCAGGAGCAGTTCTTTGTGTTCGGCAACGGCCAGTTGCTGGGCGTGCCGGTGCCGATCCTGATCACCATCCTGTGCTTCCTGTTTTTTGGCTGGCTGCTCAACTACACCACCTACGGGCGCAACACCATGGCCATCGGCGGCAACCCGGAAGCGGCGTTGCTGGCGGGGGTGAATGTGGACCGCACCAAGATCCTGATCTTTGCCGTACACGGCCTGATCGGCGCGCTGGCCGGGGTGATCCTCGCGTCACGCATGACCTCGGGCCAGCCGATGATTGGCCAGGGGTTTGAACTGACGGTGATCTCGGCGTGCGTGCTGGGCGGAGTGTCGTTGAGTGGTGGGATTGGCATGATCCGGCATGTGATCGCGGGGGTGTTGATTTTGGCGATTATCGAGAATGCGATGAACCTGAAGAATATCGACACGTTCTATCAGTACGTGATCCGTGGCTCGATCCTGTTGCTGGCGGTTGTAATCGACCGCATGAAACAACGCTGA
- a CDS encoding aldose epimerase family protein: protein MKHPRYLLSGLAMSMLIASGGAQAAGLSSEHKPFGKTNDGTAVEQYVLRNSHGMQATVITYGGVLQSLQVPDKHGKVADVVLGFNDVQGYQAGTAFFGATIGRFGNRLAGGAFELDGKRYQVPLNDGPNALHGGAQGFDKHVWTATPVKAKDSVGVTLTYLSKDGEMGFPGNLKTEVTYRLNDNNELHIDYKATTDKPTVLNLTNHSYFNLAGAGNGDILKHVATLHASHYTPVNATLIPTGELAPVKGTPMDFLTPTPIGQHIKEDHPQLKFAEPKQGGFDFNWALDSKGDVKKLAAEVHDPESGRRLQLFTTEPGVQFYTSNFLDGTVKGKAGKTYQHWSGFTLETQHFPDAPNQPAFASTRLNPGQTYTQNTIFRFTAD, encoded by the coding sequence ATGAAGCACCCTCGTTACCTCCTCTCGGGCCTGGCGATGTCCATGCTGATCGCCAGCGGCGGCGCCCAGGCGGCAGGCCTCAGCAGCGAGCACAAGCCTTTCGGCAAAACCAATGACGGCACCGCCGTCGAGCAATATGTGCTGCGCAACAGCCATGGCATGCAAGCCACGGTGATTACCTACGGCGGCGTGTTGCAGTCGCTGCAGGTGCCGGACAAACACGGCAAGGTCGCAGACGTGGTGCTCGGCTTCAACGACGTGCAGGGTTACCAGGCTGGCACGGCGTTTTTCGGCGCGACCATCGGCCGCTTCGGCAATCGCCTGGCGGGCGGCGCCTTTGAGCTCGATGGCAAACGCTACCAGGTGCCCCTCAACGACGGCCCCAACGCCCTGCATGGCGGCGCCCAGGGTTTCGACAAGCACGTGTGGACCGCCACGCCCGTGAAGGCCAAGGACTCGGTGGGCGTGACCCTCACTTACCTGTCCAAGGACGGTGAGATGGGTTTCCCCGGCAACCTCAAGACCGAAGTCACCTACCGCCTCAACGACAACAACGAATTGCATATCGACTACAAGGCCACCACCGACAAACCCACGGTGCTCAACCTGACCAACCACAGCTACTTCAACCTCGCCGGCGCCGGCAATGGCGACATTCTCAAGCACGTCGCCACCCTGCACGCCAGCCATTACACGCCGGTGAATGCCACGTTGATTCCCACCGGTGAACTGGCGCCGGTGAAGGGCACGCCGATGGATTTCCTCACGCCCACGCCGATTGGCCAGCACATCAAGGAGGATCATCCGCAGCTCAAGTTTGCCGAGCCCAAGCAAGGTGGGTTTGACTTCAACTGGGCGCTGGACAGCAAAGGTGACGTGAAAAAGCTGGCTGCCGAGGTGCATGATCCCGAGTCGGGGCGGCGCTTGCAGCTGTTTACCACCGAGCCTGGGGTGCAGTTTTATACCAGCAACTTTCTGGATGGGACGGTGAAGGGCAAGGCTGGGAAGACGTATCAGCATTGGAGTGGGTTTACGTTGGAGACCCAGCATTTTCCGGATGCGCCGAATCAGCCGGCATTTGCGTCCACCCGCCTGAATCCTGGGCAGACCTACACCCAGAACACCATTTTCAGATTCACCGCGGACTAG
- a CDS encoding DMT family transporter — translation MVRTGVIIGLIFCLISAIFDVYVAFMTQAISTLLVMFYCFTASAIFFAACTLRRSANILCSKIIEHWQLVATVNISVLLNWGGLFYALRYLEPAVVGVASVACGPALTLIIALVNKRSVKVAFVDALVSCLVLISVAIMLFNSFAGDSGIATTTVEQRLLGIASVLVCAVGTVMYTVFSKELFERRWSIDEILAVRNIAMIGVCVIAIPATGGSFLLGREWVLPMIMLVVVGHVLPIYLVQKTIYYLTPIHVSLVLLTLPVFVLLLQYLDARIEFSIASVAAVSVIVVLLAGRALCAMKRGAA, via the coding sequence ATGGTGCGTACAGGCGTAATTATTGGTTTGATCTTTTGTTTGATTAGCGCAATCTTCGACGTGTACGTTGCTTTTATGACTCAGGCGATTAGTACGCTTCTAGTGATGTTTTATTGTTTCACCGCCTCAGCCATTTTTTTTGCTGCATGCACCCTCCGTCGTAGCGCAAATATTTTATGTTCAAAAATTATTGAACATTGGCAGTTGGTCGCAACGGTCAATATTTCAGTGCTACTCAACTGGGGCGGCCTGTTTTATGCGCTGCGCTACCTGGAGCCTGCCGTAGTCGGCGTCGCTTCAGTCGCTTGCGGCCCGGCGCTTACGCTGATCATTGCGCTGGTCAACAAGCGCAGTGTCAAGGTCGCGTTCGTCGATGCGCTGGTCTCATGCCTGGTGCTTATTTCGGTGGCGATCATGCTGTTCAATTCCTTTGCCGGTGACAGCGGTATTGCCACTACCACTGTGGAACAGCGTTTGCTGGGGATTGCCAGTGTGTTGGTATGCGCAGTGGGTACGGTCATGTACACGGTGTTCTCCAAAGAGCTGTTTGAGCGGCGATGGTCCATCGACGAAATCCTGGCCGTCAGAAACATTGCGATGATAGGTGTGTGCGTCATTGCAATACCGGCCACTGGCGGGAGTTTTTTACTGGGTCGTGAGTGGGTGTTGCCGATGATAATGTTGGTTGTAGTGGGGCATGTGCTGCCGATCTACCTGGTCCAGAAAACCATCTACTACCTCACTCCGATTCATGTCTCCCTGGTCTTACTGACCCTTCCCGTATTTGTTTTGTTATTGCAGTACCTCGACGCTCGAATCGAGTTCTCCATCGCCAGTGTCGCGGCGGTCAGCGTCATTGTGGTTTTACTGGCAGGGCGAGCGCTATGCGCCATGAAGCGAGGTGCAGCATGA
- a CDS encoding ATP-grasp domain-containing protein, translating into MRHEARCSMTRVVVVDGFSSGKFVAQRLNDAGCVLMHVASSEGLDSYYYKGFERSIYEQMMVNADSCATLASVERFKPQFIIAGAETGVLLADQLNDHFQLPYRNAIDKSTARRNKYEMIQCITQAQLPAARQFLVDSWQLAKGWINDHGRFPVVIKPVESAGADGVFICDDLKACQVAIGKLLGTTNKLNIANTQVLIQEYLAGVEYVVNMVSLDGEQLVTEVVRYQKQRTATGGVLYDIDELISCDCAEYFLLVDYTRAVVRSLGVRNGPTHAEVMLTEDGPKLVEIAARTDGILRPDVCGETTGLGQIEAVVLSITAPDVFAQWLARPFDYRRLRHTYNVCLISHAQGRFKKDLFLGELLKLESFFDAAFYVEEGQPIGVTQDVFSQPGTVYLVHADPGVIAADYRRIRVLEAQGAYLAAG; encoded by the coding sequence ATGCGCCATGAAGCGAGGTGCAGCATGACAAGGGTGGTGGTAGTCGATGGTTTTTCGTCTGGAAAGTTTGTAGCCCAGCGCTTGAACGATGCAGGTTGTGTGCTGATGCATGTGGCTTCGTCGGAGGGGTTGGACAGCTACTACTACAAGGGTTTTGAACGCTCGATTTACGAGCAGATGATGGTGAATGCCGATAGCTGCGCCACTCTGGCAAGTGTTGAAAGGTTCAAGCCGCAGTTCATTATTGCCGGCGCTGAAACGGGTGTGCTGCTGGCGGATCAGTTGAACGATCACTTCCAATTGCCGTATCGCAATGCCATCGACAAGAGCACCGCCCGCCGTAATAAGTACGAGATGATCCAATGTATTACCCAGGCGCAACTACCCGCTGCGCGGCAGTTCTTGGTAGATAGTTGGCAGTTGGCCAAGGGCTGGATCAATGATCACGGTCGCTTTCCGGTCGTGATCAAGCCGGTCGAAAGCGCTGGGGCTGACGGCGTATTTATCTGTGACGACCTGAAGGCTTGTCAGGTTGCCATTGGCAAACTGCTGGGTACCACCAACAAGTTGAACATTGCCAATACCCAGGTACTGATTCAGGAGTACCTGGCGGGAGTGGAGTATGTGGTCAATATGGTTTCGCTCGACGGCGAACAACTGGTGACTGAGGTGGTGCGATACCAAAAGCAGCGCACTGCAACAGGCGGAGTGCTCTACGACATCGATGAGCTGATCAGCTGTGACTGCGCAGAGTATTTTCTCTTGGTGGACTACACCCGAGCAGTGGTGCGCAGCTTGGGGGTCCGCAACGGCCCTACTCATGCAGAGGTCATGCTCACTGAAGACGGTCCCAAACTGGTGGAGATCGCTGCACGCACCGATGGCATTCTGCGCCCCGATGTTTGCGGGGAAACCACAGGGTTGGGGCAAATCGAGGCAGTGGTTTTATCCATCACGGCACCTGATGTATTTGCGCAATGGTTGGCAAGGCCATTCGATTATCGGCGCTTGCGACACACCTATAACGTCTGTTTGATCAGCCATGCGCAGGGTCGCTTCAAAAAGGACTTATTCCTGGGGGAGTTACTCAAGCTTGAATCCTTCTTCGATGCGGCGTTCTACGTTGAAGAGGGGCAGCCGATAGGTGTGACTCAGGATGTGTTCAGTCAGCCGGGTACGGTGTATCTGGTACATGCCGATCCTGGAGTGATCGCGGCGGATTACCGCAGGATTCGCGTGCTTGAGGCACAGGGGGCGTATCTGGCGGCGGGCTAG
- a CDS encoding glutathione S-transferase family protein, with protein MKLVGMLDSPYVRRVAISLDLYGVPFEHQSLSVFRTFDEFSQINPVVKAPTLVLDDGTVLMDSSLILDYLEALAPADKKLLPQAPAARARDLQVLGLALAACEKSVQIVYEHNLRPAEKLHAPWLERISGQLLAAYGLLDKLVAGDDTLNQASLTAAVAWSFSQYTVASVVKAEAFPNLQRLAERLEPHAAFKKYPIE; from the coding sequence ATGAAACTGGTCGGCATGTTGGACTCGCCTTACGTACGCCGCGTGGCTATCTCCCTGGACCTGTACGGGGTGCCGTTCGAGCATCAATCACTGTCGGTGTTCCGCACCTTCGACGAATTTTCGCAGATCAACCCGGTGGTCAAGGCCCCCACCCTGGTGCTGGACGACGGCACGGTGCTGATGGATTCCAGCCTGATCCTCGATTACCTGGAAGCCCTCGCCCCGGCCGATAAAAAGCTGCTGCCCCAGGCGCCCGCCGCACGCGCCCGCGACCTGCAAGTGCTGGGCCTGGCGCTGGCGGCCTGTGAGAAGAGTGTGCAGATCGTCTATGAACACAACCTGCGCCCGGCCGAGAAACTGCATGCGCCGTGGCTTGAGCGCATCAGCGGGCAACTGCTGGCGGCCTATGGGTTGCTGGACAAGCTCGTGGCCGGCGATGACACACTGAACCAGGCTAGCCTTACAGCTGCTGTGGCGTGGTCGTTCAGCCAGTACACGGTGGCGTCGGTGGTGAAGGCCGAGGCGTTTCCCAACCTGCAACGCCTGGCTGAGCGGCTGGAGCCGCATGCCGCTTTCAAGAAATACCCCATCGAATAA
- a CDS encoding LysR substrate-binding domain-containing protein, with protein sequence MLNHWPPLGTLRGFEAAARLGSFHKAAEELHLTQSAISQQIRSLEAYLEQPLFLRSGRSVSLTDAGHDFLSTTQALLQQLAVGVRRLGQYRKPNQLVLNTTPTFARHWLLPRLADFRRQHPEVDLWIFSTDEVPDMASQTIDLAVRDDISSQAECSFKVLHADRLFPACHPRLLHTPPAQRTTLHGEREMDWSHWAVDAGIDVGQQDQGLNFSDPGLLLDAVCTGLGIGLVSQLLSHQARADGVLTPLVDATIRGPSWALLTHRDSENDPLARSFTAWLLSHLQIDVA encoded by the coding sequence ATGCTTAACCACTGGCCGCCACTCGGCACCCTGCGCGGCTTTGAAGCGGCCGCCCGACTGGGCAGTTTCCACAAGGCCGCCGAAGAGCTGCACCTGACCCAATCGGCCATCAGCCAACAGATCCGCAGCCTCGAGGCCTACCTGGAACAGCCGCTGTTCTTGCGCAGCGGGCGCAGCGTCAGCCTGACCGACGCCGGCCACGACTTTCTCAGCACCACCCAGGCCCTCCTGCAACAACTGGCGGTGGGCGTGCGCCGCCTGGGGCAGTACCGCAAGCCCAATCAACTGGTGCTCAACACCACGCCGACCTTTGCGCGCCATTGGCTATTACCGCGCTTGGCCGACTTTCGGCGCCAGCACCCGGAGGTGGACCTGTGGATTTTCAGCACCGACGAAGTGCCCGACATGGCCAGCCAGACCATCGACCTGGCGGTGCGTGACGACATCAGCTCCCAGGCCGAATGCAGCTTCAAGGTGCTGCACGCCGACCGGCTATTCCCGGCGTGCCACCCGCGCCTGCTGCACACGCCGCCGGCGCAGCGCACGACCCTGCACGGCGAGCGGGAAATGGACTGGAGCCACTGGGCAGTAGACGCCGGGATCGATGTGGGCCAGCAGGATCAGGGCCTGAATTTTTCCGATCCCGGCCTGTTGCTGGATGCGGTGTGTACGGGCCTGGGCATCGGCCTGGTCAGCCAGCTGCTCAGCCACCAGGCCCGCGCCGATGGCGTGCTCACACCCTTGGTGGACGCGACGATTCGCGGGCCCAGTTGGGCGTTGCTGACTCACCGCGACAGCGAGAACGACCCGCTGGCGCGCAGCTTTACCGCGTGGCTGCTGAGCCATCTGCAAATAGACGTGGCATAA
- a CDS encoding agmatine deiminase family protein, translated as MQHTTIPDSIGWMPAEWSPHAATWMVWPHNQALWETTWGVTLAQVQQDFARVANAIARFEPVKMLVDPSALASATALCGTGIELIPQAVNDSWCRDSGPTFICQPQGVAGVSWRFNAWGGKSAHDLDESLARRVLNHLGLDCFGTALSNEGGALHVDGEGTLITTESVLLNPNRNPGMSKAEIEEIFARLLGIRNTIWLPGDPDHVTGDMTDGHVDGVCAFARPGVLLVDATRDQGSVYADVVRENRRALELATDARGRRFEMIELYEASDAVDSAADVFCASYTNFYIANGAIIMPAYGIAADREAAQVLAQAFPGREIVPVQINHLAHGGGGVHCITQQQPVWVKP; from the coding sequence ATGCAGCACACTACAATTCCTGACAGCATTGGATGGATGCCCGCCGAGTGGTCGCCACACGCGGCGACCTGGATGGTCTGGCCCCATAACCAAGCCTTGTGGGAGACCACCTGGGGCGTGACCCTGGCCCAGGTGCAGCAGGACTTTGCCCGGGTCGCCAACGCCATCGCGCGCTTCGAACCGGTGAAGATGCTGGTGGATCCGTCCGCGCTGGCCAGTGCCACGGCGTTGTGTGGCACCGGCATCGAGTTGATCCCGCAGGCGGTCAACGACAGTTGGTGCCGCGATTCCGGCCCGACCTTTATCTGCCAGCCGCAGGGCGTGGCTGGGGTCAGCTGGCGCTTCAACGCCTGGGGCGGCAAGTCCGCCCATGACCTGGATGAAAGCCTGGCGCGCCGGGTGCTCAACCACCTGGGGTTGGACTGCTTCGGTACCGCGCTGAGCAACGAAGGCGGCGCCCTCCATGTCGATGGCGAGGGCACGCTGATCACCACCGAATCGGTGCTGCTCAACCCCAATCGCAACCCCGGCATGAGCAAGGCCGAGATCGAAGAGATCTTCGCGCGCCTGCTGGGCATCCGCAACACCATCTGGCTGCCCGGCGACCCGGATCACGTCACCGGCGACATGACCGACGGCCATGTCGATGGCGTCTGTGCCTTCGCCCGCCCCGGCGTGCTGTTGGTGGACGCTACCCGTGATCAAGGCTCGGTCTACGCCGACGTAGTACGCGAAAACCGCCGCGCCCTCGAACTGGCCACCGACGCCCGGGGCCGGCGCTTCGAGATGATCGAGCTGTACGAAGCCAGCGACGCCGTGGACAGCGCAGCCGACGTGTTCTGCGCCTCCTACACCAACTTCTACATCGCGAACGGCGCGATCATCATGCCGGCCTATGGCATTGCGGCCGACCGGGAGGCGGCGCAGGTGCTGGCTCAGGCGTTCCCCGGTCGCGAAATCGTGCCGGTGCAGATCAACCACCTGGCCCATGGCGGCGGCGGCGTGCATTGCATCACCCAGCAACAGCCAGTGTGGGTGAAGCCATGA